Proteins encoded by one window of Candidatus Binataceae bacterium:
- a CDS encoding TldD/PmbA family protein: MNDLFETVDYLMQHGEDELARLNRPRRDTWFSSLRLEVIFRRAASADNGAARRSTVTQSAGLGMSVLARSGAALGFGYSGLELGSEARSAHKLLAALRAGYARAYERARYNARQAAALARSRPGPTPGWVATPSQRSNLPARFARDPTGLAQSELEALCRQVSGEIGGLGREVVFNSVSAMTELRRELLITSEGSVLAQGFAFAQGDCYVVAQSAQGHDESHDSIGQQLGPEVLFEGGGEPPMVTPSLRQFALDLAGEARMLAAAPALRPSEEEAVVVTDPHFNALVAHEIVGHPSEADRALKMEAGYAGRSWFLRSLSDNQIGCQIGSALLSACSDPSLPGYGHYAYDHEGVAGQRVTHIDRGIYVDFLNSRATAAILGVAPNGSARASAAPYAPLIRMSNTFILPGQRTPEEIIGEVNHGYYVCGSRTPSIAESRENFRISARRVYAIEHGRLGQLYRAGSLAADAKRFFSQIDAAGNDLHLFAIPNCGKGQPMQIKRMSNGGPTLRSRGYLLGV, translated from the coding sequence ATGAACGACCTGTTCGAGACGGTTGACTACCTCATGCAACATGGGGAAGACGAGCTGGCCCGCCTGAACCGCCCGCGACGTGATACCTGGTTTTCTTCCTTGCGGCTAGAAGTGATTTTTCGACGGGCAGCGAGCGCAGACAACGGCGCCGCGCGGCGCAGCACAGTGACCCAAAGTGCGGGCTTGGGAATGAGCGTGCTGGCTCGGTCCGGCGCCGCCCTGGGCTTCGGCTACAGCGGTTTGGAACTGGGCAGCGAAGCGCGCAGCGCGCACAAATTGCTGGCGGCGTTGCGGGCGGGTTATGCCCGAGCCTACGAACGCGCACGCTACAATGCTCGTCAAGCCGCTGCTTTGGCTCGCTCCCGCCCCGGCCCTACTCCCGGCTGGGTCGCAACGCCCTCTCAGCGCTCCAATCTACCGGCCCGCTTCGCCCGCGATCCGACCGGGCTGGCGCAGTCCGAATTGGAGGCACTGTGCCGCCAAGTCTCCGGCGAAATTGGCGGCTTGGGGCGCGAGGTAGTCTTTAACAGCGTTTCGGCGATGACCGAATTGCGCCGGGAATTGCTGATTACTAGCGAAGGAAGCGTGCTTGCCCAGGGCTTCGCCTTTGCTCAAGGGGATTGCTATGTGGTCGCGCAGAGCGCCCAGGGGCATGACGAGTCCCATGACAGTATCGGCCAACAGCTCGGACCCGAAGTCCTCTTCGAGGGCGGGGGCGAGCCGCCGATGGTGACTCCCTCGCTGCGCCAGTTTGCGCTCGATCTGGCCGGCGAGGCTCGGATGCTGGCTGCCGCTCCTGCCCTGCGTCCATCGGAGGAAGAGGCGGTGGTTGTCACCGATCCCCATTTCAACGCGCTAGTAGCCCACGAGATCGTGGGGCATCCCAGCGAAGCCGACCGCGCCCTCAAGATGGAAGCAGGATACGCTGGCCGGAGCTGGTTTTTGCGCTCGCTGAGCGATAATCAAATCGGCTGCCAGATTGGCTCTGCGCTGTTGTCCGCCTGCTCCGATCCGAGCCTGCCCGGCTATGGCCATTACGCCTATGACCACGAAGGAGTGGCCGGCCAGCGTGTGACGCATATCGATCGCGGAATATATGTGGACTTTCTCAACTCGCGCGCCACCGCCGCGATCCTAGGCGTAGCGCCCAACGGGTCGGCACGGGCCAGCGCAGCACCCTACGCACCGCTGATTCGCATGTCCAACACCTTCATCCTGCCCGGCCAGCGTACCCCCGAGGAAATCATCGGCGAAGTGAACCACGGCTATTACGTGTGCGGCAGTCGCACGCCTTCCATCGCCGAATCTCGCGAGAACTTCCGCATCTCGGCCCGCCGCGTCTATGCGATCGAGCACGGGCGCCTGGGCCAGCTTTATCGCGCCGGCAGCCTGGCCGCCGACGCCAAGCGCTTCTTCAGCCAAATCGACGCGGCGGGCAACGATTTGCACCTGTTCGCGATCCCCAATTGCGGCAAAGGACAGCCCATGCAGATAAAGCGCATGTCCAACGGTGGACCCACCTTGCGCTCGCGCGGCTATTTGTTGGGAGTCTGA
- a CDS encoding enoyl-CoA hydratase/isomerase family protein, translating into MLLDKRGPVAWLTLNRPEVFNAYNLRMRDELYQALWAVHHDPEVGAMVLAGAGAAFCSGGDVSEFGQAPSPIVARWVRFRRDVWQLLRSLPVVSIAALHGYAVGGGLEMALLCDFAIAASDTRLSLPETAMGMIPGVAGTQTAPRRLGLGWALDLALTGRWIDANLARRIGLVAEISPPSQLDARVQRLALKCSRFPRALSAALRCAVWEGLELPMAQALRHERNLAARVKSFA; encoded by the coding sequence GTGCTGCTGGACAAGCGCGGTCCGGTAGCTTGGCTGACCCTCAATCGGCCGGAGGTCTTCAACGCCTATAACCTTCGCATGCGCGACGAACTCTACCAGGCCTTGTGGGCGGTCCACCATGACCCCGAGGTCGGCGCTATGGTGTTGGCCGGTGCGGGTGCCGCCTTTTGCAGCGGCGGTGACGTAAGCGAATTCGGCCAGGCGCCTTCGCCGATCGTGGCCCGTTGGGTCCGCTTTCGGCGTGATGTTTGGCAACTCTTGCGCAGCCTGCCCGTGGTTTCCATCGCGGCCCTGCACGGCTACGCCGTGGGTGGTGGATTGGAGATGGCATTGCTGTGCGATTTCGCGATCGCCGCCAGCGATACCCGGCTGTCTCTGCCCGAGACCGCAATGGGGATGATTCCGGGGGTGGCGGGAACCCAGACGGCGCCGCGACGGTTGGGGCTGGGATGGGCGCTCGATCTTGCCTTGACCGGTCGTTGGATTGACGCGAATCTGGCGCGACGTATAGGTTTGGTGGCCGAAATCAGCCCGCCGTCCCAGCTCGATGCGAGGGTTCAGCGGCTGGCTCTTAAGTGCAGCCGCTTCCCGCGCGCGCTCAGCGCGGCGCTGCGATGCGCGGTGTGGGAAGGGCTGGAGTTGCCCATGGCGCAGGCTCTCAGGCACGAGCGCAATCTGGCGGCGCGAGTGAAATCATTCGCCTGA
- a CDS encoding metallopeptidase TldD-related protein, with product MPTLHALRDFLTRGLARAAREPGLRQFEIYAQSGEQIVARLNYTSDLPSRGVEETKSLHSQGLAVRVLTDDDPARFGSASRAGELNLPSLCAALAQARREAVHDPHFQSLPASRAPAAATWERPGLMGLTSLALTGYAWRILRGALDTFDHREEVPNPPALIVGGDLTLTRDRIAVAGSQLSGIRADESAHFTATVTVVIEATGAKSAASAAGRSIDQLEQAVQLGAQAMAGALRGGNGICPPEGRYPVLLGPQPIAEILGYMVLPSLSAASFYRADSAYYGRLASAVMDPRLDLEDNPRAAWGALHRQISCEGLSTTRTSLIRNGKVAGLMASYYDTLRLRAAQAGVAAQTSGLALKPNCGWRLGSYGGRRFDAPPRAVASNVALRARGGREEGKLAGDIRHGIQVGRVWYTYPINGQRAGDFTCTVSGDSYLIVDGRVSAPIVPNRLRINANIDEVFNAVRAAGNRTHLALVWGEPHVFYVPALAVDSLSFAPVGREPPR from the coding sequence ATGCCAACCCTGCACGCACTGCGCGATTTCCTGACTCGGGGCTTAGCGCGGGCGGCGCGCGAGCCCGGCCTGCGCCAATTCGAAATCTATGCGCAAAGCGGCGAACAGATCGTCGCGCGGCTCAATTACACTTCCGACCTGCCCTCGCGCGGGGTCGAAGAAACCAAGTCACTTCACAGCCAGGGGCTGGCGGTTCGTGTCTTAACCGACGACGATCCGGCACGCTTCGGCAGCGCCTCGCGCGCAGGAGAGCTCAACCTTCCATCTCTTTGCGCGGCCCTGGCACAAGCACGCCGCGAGGCGGTCCATGACCCCCATTTTCAAAGCCTACCGGCCAGCCGCGCGCCGGCCGCAGCCACGTGGGAACGCCCTGGCTTGATGGGGCTGACTTCGTTAGCGCTGACCGGCTATGCCTGGCGCATTCTGCGCGGAGCACTCGATACCTTCGACCATCGCGAAGAGGTGCCCAATCCGCCCGCACTGATCGTCGGCGGCGACCTTACCCTGACCCGCGATCGAATCGCAGTGGCGGGCTCCCAGTTAAGCGGTATCCGCGCCGACGAAAGCGCCCATTTCACCGCCACGGTCACCGTAGTAATCGAAGCCACCGGCGCCAAGTCAGCCGCTAGCGCCGCCGGCCGCTCAATCGATCAATTAGAGCAGGCCGTCCAACTGGGTGCCCAGGCAATGGCTGGGGCGCTGCGCGGCGGCAATGGCATCTGTCCACCCGAGGGGCGCTATCCGGTATTGCTTGGCCCCCAGCCGATCGCCGAAATCCTAGGGTACATGGTGCTACCCTCGCTCAGCGCGGCGTCGTTTTACCGCGCCGATTCCGCCTACTACGGACGCTTGGCGAGCGCGGTCATGGATCCCCGGCTCGATCTGGAGGACAACCCGCGCGCCGCCTGGGGCGCGCTCCATCGGCAGATTAGCTGCGAGGGACTCTCAACCACGCGCACCAGCCTGATTCGCAACGGCAAGGTCGCTGGCTTGATGGCCTCCTATTACGACACCCTGCGGCTACGCGCGGCGCAAGCCGGGGTGGCGGCGCAGACCTCCGGCCTCGCCCTCAAGCCCAATTGCGGCTGGCGGCTGGGCAGTTACGGCGGACGGCGTTTCGACGCGCCGCCACGCGCGGTGGCTAGCAACGTTGCGTTGCGAGCACGGGGCGGCAGGGAAGAAGGCAAGCTGGCGGGTGATATCCGCCACGGCATCCAAGTCGGGAGGGTCTGGTACACCTATCCGATTAACGGCCAGCGAGCCGGTGATTTTACCTGCACCGTGAGCGGCGATTCCTACCTGATCGTAGACGGCCGCGTAAGCGCGCCAATCGTGCCCAATCGACTGCGTATCAACGCCAACATCGACGAAGTCTTCAACGCCGTCCGTGCCGCCGGCAATCGCACCCATCTCGCCCTGGTATGGGGCGAGCCGCATGTTTTTTACGTACCGGCGCTGGCTGTCGACAGCCTCTCATTCGCCCCGGTGGGACGCGAGCCACCACGGTAA
- a CDS encoding AMP-binding protein, translated as MNTVGFLSIPAGLFPDQEILVFGRRRYTYAQLAELSARICTVFANLGLERHEQAAGGADVVAVLDTNSDLYLAAYYAAARAGLTFLPLNYRAKAPELEYMLATACARVLLVGERYRPTLAQLRDRLPALHAIIDLGEDSPDNLRQMAEAAMPAQWEAEIAEEDTSILMYTSGTTSQPKGVMLSFHDFTAYVTANVEMADGGERGVALICVPFYHIAGATAMMSSPWSGRKMIVMPQFEPRAWLELVARERVTHAFVVPTMLKQLLDEPALAHTDLSSLQNLAYGGAPMPLGVIRRAIEVLPRSVGFVNAYGQTETTSSLTVLGPEDHRLEGNPEEIELKLKRLGSIGRPLADVEVMVRDESGNRLGPDQVGELCIRTPRVMKGYAGHRDELALGDGWRATGDLGWIDRGGYVFFAGRKDDLIIRGGENIAPAEVEAVLMSHPAVEEAAVVGWPSQEWGQTVAAFIVVRAGHKLDSAELHAFCSARLASFKCPKDYRFIAALPRNPLGKILRKELRAID; from the coding sequence GTGAATACCGTTGGCTTTCTCTCCATTCCGGCTGGCCTGTTTCCCGACCAGGAAATCCTGGTCTTCGGTCGCCGCCGCTACACTTACGCGCAACTCGCTGAGCTGAGCGCGCGGATCTGCACGGTCTTTGCCAATTTGGGCCTTGAGCGCCACGAGCAGGCCGCGGGCGGGGCCGACGTGGTTGCGGTGCTCGATACCAACTCCGACCTTTATCTGGCGGCCTACTATGCCGCGGCTCGAGCCGGCCTGACCTTTCTGCCGCTCAATTACCGAGCCAAGGCGCCCGAGTTGGAATACATGCTAGCCACCGCGTGCGCGCGGGTTTTGCTGGTGGGCGAGCGTTATCGCCCCACGCTGGCCCAGCTTCGCGACCGCCTGCCCGCCCTCCACGCCATTATCGACCTGGGCGAAGACAGCCCGGATAATCTGCGCCAGATGGCGGAGGCGGCCATGCCCGCGCAGTGGGAGGCTGAAATCGCCGAAGAAGATACCTCAATCCTAATGTACACCAGCGGCACCACCTCGCAGCCCAAGGGCGTGATGTTGAGCTTTCACGACTTCACCGCCTATGTGACCGCCAATGTCGAGATGGCCGACGGCGGCGAGCGCGGTGTCGCGCTGATTTGCGTGCCCTTTTACCATATCGCCGGCGCCACCGCGATGATGAGTTCGCCATGGAGTGGCCGCAAGATGATCGTGATGCCTCAATTCGAGCCGCGAGCTTGGCTGGAACTGGTGGCGCGTGAGCGGGTAACGCACGCTTTCGTCGTGCCCACGATGCTCAAGCAGTTGCTCGACGAGCCGGCCTTGGCTCACACTGATCTCTCTAGCCTGCAGAATCTAGCCTACGGCGGCGCTCCGATGCCGCTTGGGGTCATCCGCCGCGCGATCGAAGTGCTGCCCCGGTCCGTTGGATTCGTCAATGCCTACGGCCAGACCGAAACCACCTCGTCGCTGACCGTGTTGGGGCCCGAAGACCATCGCTTGGAGGGCAATCCCGAAGAGATCGAGCTTAAGCTTAAGCGCCTAGGCTCGATCGGCCGGCCCCTGGCGGACGTCGAAGTGATGGTGCGCGACGAAAGCGGCAACCGACTGGGACCCGACCAGGTCGGCGAACTGTGTATCCGAACCCCCCGCGTGATGAAAGGCTACGCCGGCCATCGCGACGAGTTGGCCTTGGGCGATGGATGGCGAGCCACCGGCGACCTGGGTTGGATCGACCGCGGCGGGTATGTCTTTTTCGCGGGACGCAAGGACGATTTGATCATCCGCGGCGGCGAGAATATCGCTCCCGCCGAGGTCGAGGCGGTGCTGATGAGCCATCCCGCAGTGGAAGAGGCGGCGGTGGTGGGTTGGCCCTCGCAGGAGTGGGGGCAGACGGTGGCGGCTTTCATCGTGGTGCGTGCGGGCCATAAGCTCGACAGCGCGGAACTGCACGCGTTTTGCTCAGCCCGCCTGGCCAGCTTCAAATGCCCCAAGGATTATCGCTTCATTGCTGCCCTGCCGCGCAACCCGCTGGGCAAAATCCTGCGCAAGGAACTGCGCGCTATTGACTGA
- a CDS encoding glycine cleavage T C-terminal barrel domain-containing protein: protein MSLAPGLGWRIRLATLIVRVTGEDRVPFLHGMCSNDVKGMAPGSIVYALMLTDHAHIISDIHVWAQADALWLEIDRELWPTTQAHLEKFLVADDVEFEQCPQAAVMELLGDPASLAHATRLIDAPLPGHFTTRDGLMIGRIQRYGQDACCVIGPRDQLEALGAGLQSSWSMLGEADCERLRIEAGWARVGQDTNDRTLALEARLERAISFSKGCYLGQETVERATSRGGVKRRLMGLRIDAAASAPGGSIELAGRAVGQLTSVARSPRYGLIGLGIIQQAAWPPGTEVTIVSPQAKLAAHICELPFEQ from the coding sequence TTGAGTTTGGCGCCGGGCCTGGGCTGGCGAATTCGGCTCGCGACCCTGATCGTGCGGGTCACGGGCGAGGATCGGGTGCCTTTCCTCCACGGGATGTGCAGCAACGATGTCAAGGGGATGGCGCCCGGCTCGATCGTCTATGCCTTGATGCTCACCGATCACGCCCACATCATCAGCGATATTCACGTGTGGGCGCAAGCCGATGCACTGTGGCTGGAGATCGACCGCGAGTTATGGCCCACCACGCAGGCGCACTTGGAGAAATTTCTAGTTGCCGACGACGTCGAATTCGAGCAATGTCCTCAGGCCGCGGTGATGGAATTGCTGGGCGATCCGGCCTCGCTGGCGCATGCAACCCGCCTCATCGACGCGCCGTTGCCGGGTCATTTTACCACGCGCGATGGGTTGATGATCGGACGCATTCAGCGCTACGGCCAGGATGCCTGTTGCGTCATCGGACCGCGCGATCAACTGGAAGCGCTCGGGGCGGGGCTCCAGTCCTCGTGGTCCATGCTTGGCGAGGCCGATTGCGAGCGGCTGCGGATCGAAGCGGGATGGGCACGGGTGGGACAAGATACCAACGATCGCACGCTCGCGTTAGAGGCACGACTGGAGCGGGCTATTTCCTTTAGCAAAGGATGCTACCTGGGTCAGGAGACCGTGGAGCGTGCCACCTCGCGCGGCGGAGTGAAGCGGCGCCTGATGGGTCTGCGAATTGACGCTGCCGCCAGCGCGCCAGGGGGTTCGATCGAATTGGCTGGCCGCGCGGTAGGTCAATTGACCAGTGTCGCCCGCTCGCCGCGCTACGGGCTTATCGGTTTGGGGATCATTCAGCAGGCGGCTTGGCCGCCGGGGACGGAAGTCACGATCGTATCGCCGCAAGCGAAGCTTGCGGCGCATATTTGCGAGCTGCCCTTTGAGCAGTGA
- a CDS encoding enoyl-CoA hydratase-related protein → MTEPNRSRRAVPPSGRVIIRRLPGYVSAVLEAPRANRLTARMAQNLIELAEEVEDDDGVRFVVIAGGGGNFCAGFQPDVDGAVVESLAALSKPTLAVIEGQAFDEGLELALALDLRAAHAGARMGLRQLLRGQLPRFGGSQRLPRLIGVAPALRMMLTGATVSGRQALKLGLVTYAPASKAALAALRAKLIASLLARAPLATRLVKEAIVKGYDLTLDQGIRLEEDLYALLQTTADRAEGVRAFLDKRKPLFKGR, encoded by the coding sequence TTGACTGAGCCGAATCGATCGCGCCGTGCCGTGCCGCCATCCGGACGCGTGATTATTCGGCGCCTGCCGGGTTATGTAAGCGCCGTATTGGAAGCACCGCGCGCCAATCGGCTCACTGCCAGGATGGCGCAAAATCTGATCGAACTGGCCGAAGAGGTGGAAGACGACGACGGCGTGCGCTTTGTGGTAATCGCCGGCGGCGGTGGAAATTTTTGCGCCGGTTTTCAGCCCGACGTGGACGGGGCGGTAGTGGAATCGCTCGCCGCGCTCAGTAAGCCCACGCTGGCCGTGATCGAAGGCCAGGCTTTTGACGAGGGACTGGAGCTTGCTCTGGCGCTGGACCTGCGCGCGGCCCATGCCGGCGCGCGGATGGGGTTGCGCCAATTGCTGCGTGGGCAGTTGCCGCGCTTTGGTGGCAGCCAGCGCTTGCCTCGCCTGATCGGGGTTGCGCCGGCGCTGCGGATGATGCTGACCGGCGCCACCGTGTCGGGCCGCCAGGCGCTGAAGCTGGGGCTGGTAACCTACGCGCCGGCCAGCAAGGCGGCGTTGGCAGCGCTCAGGGCTAAGCTGATCGCGAGCCTGCTTGCGCGTGCGCCGCTAGCCACGCGGTTGGTCAAAGAGGCGATTGTCAAGGGCTACGATCTGACCTTGGATCAGGGCATTCGGCTGGAAGAGGATCTCTACGCGCTGCTCCAAACCACCGCCGATCGGGCCGAGGGTGTGCGCGCTTTCCTGGACAAACGCAAACCGCTATTCAAGGGAAGATGA
- a CDS encoding amidohydrolase family protein, which produces MTDGQPDLVLHGARLWGRPDCDAVAVAGGAIVACGRFSELSASVGPRTYLIPLGGRLLAPGFIDSHLHFMEAAAAAAGVRLNSVRSLQELEQELRQAAARTAPGNWLRVFGCDESLLRERRGPRREELDRATPRHPLRLRHQTLHASWLNSRAIALLGLERSDFIPPPGARLSRDANGRVESLVVGMEDWLGARLPRVLAADLQSRARTFSRELAAAGVTAFTDAGACNDLAQLATLAELCAAGAITQRISVMLGEGQIAHFPSTKELSQGARVACTGIKFRAAPASPQRVESVRRALEMGASCAFHATEIEELEAALNAVEAAVAGLKRPPTAPCRIEHGGIITDEQATRIAALGAWVVTNPGFIYYRGAKYCDEPGLTPYLYRARSLLRTGIPLAAGTDAPVTPARPLVAIAAAIARTTLEGAQLGADEALPLPQAFDLFTRAGAELAGWPAGALQPGLAADMIVMAADPSQLTPAELAAVPIDLTIIGGRVVYERGRPETITGIPGF; this is translated from the coding sequence ATGACTGACGGGCAACCGGATTTAGTGCTGCACGGGGCTCGGCTGTGGGGGCGTCCGGATTGCGACGCAGTAGCGGTAGCGGGCGGCGCGATCGTTGCTTGCGGCCGATTCTCGGAGCTGAGCGCCAGTGTTGGCCCGCGTACCTATCTAATTCCGTTGGGTGGGCGCCTGCTGGCGCCCGGTTTTATCGATTCCCACCTGCATTTCATGGAAGCGGCGGCGGCTGCCGCGGGGGTGCGCTTGAACTCGGTGCGCAGCTTGCAGGAGTTGGAGCAGGAGTTGCGTCAGGCGGCGGCCCGCACCGCGCCCGGCAACTGGCTGCGAGTGTTTGGCTGCGACGAAAGCTTGTTGCGCGAGCGGCGCGGGCCGCGGCGCGAAGAACTAGACCGCGCCACGCCCAGGCATCCCTTGCGCCTACGCCATCAAACCCTGCACGCCTCCTGGCTCAATTCGCGCGCGATCGCTCTGCTGGGGCTGGAGCGCTCCGATTTCATACCGCCGCCGGGCGCTCGTTTGTCCCGCGACGCCAACGGCCGAGTGGAGAGCTTGGTGGTTGGGATGGAAGATTGGCTGGGCGCGCGCCTGCCGCGCGTGCTGGCGGCCGATTTGCAGAGTCGCGCGCGCACCTTCAGTCGCGAGCTGGCGGCCGCTGGAGTAACGGCATTTACCGACGCCGGCGCATGCAACGACCTGGCCCAGTTAGCGACTTTGGCTGAACTGTGCGCCGCCGGTGCGATCACCCAGCGCATCTCGGTGATGCTGGGCGAAGGGCAGATAGCGCATTTTCCTTCGACCAAGGAGTTATCCCAGGGGGCGCGGGTGGCGTGTACAGGGATTAAATTTCGCGCCGCCCCGGCTTCGCCACAGCGAGTGGAGAGCGTTCGTCGCGCCTTGGAAATGGGAGCCAGCTGCGCCTTTCACGCCACCGAGATTGAAGAGCTCGAAGCTGCGCTCAACGCGGTGGAAGCGGCGGTTGCGGGCTTGAAGCGGCCGCCCACCGCGCCCTGCCGGATCGAGCATGGCGGGATAATCACCGACGAGCAGGCCACGCGTATCGCCGCCCTGGGTGCCTGGGTGGTGACCAATCCCGGCTTCATCTACTATCGCGGCGCGAAATATTGCGACGAGCCGGGCCTGACGCCCTACCTTTATCGCGCGCGCAGTCTGCTGCGCACCGGAATTCCACTGGCGGCCGGCACCGATGCGCCGGTAACCCCGGCCCGCCCGCTGGTGGCGATCGCCGCCGCCATCGCCCGAACCACGTTGGAGGGAGCCCAATTGGGGGCTGATGAAGCTTTGCCGTTGCCCCAGGCCTTCGACCTTTTTACTCGCGCCGGCGCCGAGTTGGCGGGCTGGCCGGCGGGCGCGTTGCAGCCGGGTCTGGCCGCCGACATGATCGTGATGGCGGCCGATCCCAGCCAGCTCACGCCGGCGGAACTGGCTGCTGTGCCGATCGATTTGACGATCATTGGCGGACGAGTGGTATATGAGCGCGGGCGGCCCGAAACCATCACTGGTATCCCCGGATTCTGA